The following are encoded in a window of Chitinophagaceae bacterium genomic DNA:
- the chrA gene encoding chromate efflux transporter, whose translation MLLHSVTAFGGPQGHTGMVLKTFVERRRDLTKEELMEYIAFCQLLPGASSTQTLTLIGYKRGGIQLAVLTLILWIFPACFLMGGLSFLVGNIEKSGIQTNLFRFIQPMAIGFLAYAAFKAYKISIRNTITGVIMIVSAAITYFLFKAPWIIPALIVAAGIATNISNKRIPEKEVVKPRQIRWTNIWLFVLIFIVAGVLSETARKQNWENKKQYNLFENFYRFGSFVFGGGDVLIPLMLDQYVARPTSERVMKKNPDVIKVEREELLTGAGMVRAIPGPVFSIASFMGGIALKKEGPERQLLGCMIGSIAIFLPSALLVLFFFPVWQTLKKFVVVYRSLEGINAAVVGIMIAATLFLLKDVSVISFNSFSLINISVIAGTFLVLQFSRTPTPVIVLFCLLLGWVF comes from the coding sequence GTGTTGTTACATAGCGTAACTGCTTTTGGAGGCCCTCAGGGGCATACAGGAATGGTTTTAAAAACATTTGTGGAAAGACGCCGGGACCTGACCAAGGAAGAGTTGATGGAGTATATTGCCTTTTGTCAGCTCCTTCCGGGCGCATCATCCACACAGACACTTACTTTGATCGGTTATAAGAGGGGTGGAATCCAACTAGCGGTTCTTACATTGATTCTTTGGATATTTCCAGCCTGCTTTTTAATGGGGGGGTTGTCTTTTCTTGTTGGTAATATTGAAAAGAGCGGGATTCAAACAAACCTGTTCCGGTTTATTCAACCAATGGCTATCGGCTTTTTAGCCTATGCCGCCTTTAAGGCATATAAGATCAGTATAAGAAACACCATTACCGGTGTTATCATGATCGTTTCTGCAGCAATTACTTACTTTCTTTTTAAAGCCCCCTGGATCATCCCGGCATTGATCGTAGCCGCAGGAATAGCGACAAACATAAGTAACAAAAGAATTCCGGAAAAGGAGGTGGTTAAACCCCGGCAGATACGCTGGACGAATATCTGGTTGTTTGTATTGATCTTTATTGTAGCGGGTGTTTTGAGTGAAACCGCAAGAAAGCAGAACTGGGAGAATAAAAAGCAATACAATCTTTTTGAGAACTTTTACCGGTTCGGAAGTTTTGTTTTTGGCGGCGGCGATGTTTTGATCCCCCTGATGCTCGACCAATATGTTGCCAGGCCCACATCAGAGCGGGTCATGAAAAAGAACCCGGATGTCATCAAGGTGGAAAGGGAGGAACTGCTTACCGGTGCCGGAATGGTCAGGGCGATACCGGGTCCTGTATTTTCTATAGCATCATTTATGGGGGGCATCGCCTTAAAGAAGGAGGGCCCCGAAAGACAGTTGCTTGGATGTATGATCGGATCAATAGCAATATTCCTGCCCAGCGCTTTGTTGGTTTTGTTCTTTTTTCCTGTTTGGCAAACCCTGAAAAAGTTTGTTGTGGTGTACAGGTCCCTTGAAGGAATAAATGCTGCGGTGGTGGGTATAATGATCGCAGCAACCCTGTTTTTATTGAAAGATGTATCTGTTATTTCTTTCAATTCTTTCAGCCTTATTAACATTTCTGTTATTGCGGGAACATTTTTGGTGCTTCAATTTTCGAGAACACCCACACCGGTCATTGTATTATTCTGCCTGCTGCTGGGGTGGGTATTTTAA